The proteins below come from a single Mercenaria mercenaria strain notata chromosome 3, MADL_Memer_1, whole genome shotgun sequence genomic window:
- the LOC123524705 gene encoding uncharacterized protein LOC123524705 isoform X1, translated as MACSSKLRDMKYEDETLAVQDIINGDTLPIVVRTTSVARQEVQTDIPEDTDILFQRVSEETCAHIKVLQFYDNKKVQQEKGGEYVLEHDTFVGNEYLMPLSFHGKVKFVRRPGSRGRYLTIKQVLADSPTSVKVENETKAFLSSDMEQTVMIQAKTVLELKRIYRTEKGVFLECADGDRKYTFHENDEVNFTVFEKETLYTLTELSDTSFLPQVVLFQEIHAEDAVLKDHTLRSAMLTMVEGPIEVLGFKVVEYLIGWIRNKNHKTYETILVPKNIWNKMYIQKLCFYDDEEKQKCIKRKYGQCLISDFVSNSLYLLPLDQCEVSWLRSPDLFKRNSTGDKLYDVVQITFEDSSDDNEEEEVSLYAEIEEPPPPIPKRQPIHPAGKPTKVKRSSSFLNKVRTLFKSRRRDRADEGSVKHIEKPPGRPPKPKFRVNADVQLHNDAVTESDRIPKGECSPIRPLPFLPTDAINRNYTKLIFPETQPVYGTPMVDNCTPNSEQCHAEQNTTNKMSLAFNSNSSQEDFFLYSVEAVSLCLENCGLKHLAKTCSEQMLDGSFFDGFEDWNVLNLSGSDVDFLKKIIYKGWRSRNDSL; from the exons ATGGCATGTTCTAGTAAACTTCGAGATATGAAATATGAAGATGAAACGTTAGCTGTTCAAGACATTATTAACGGTGATACTTTACCTATTGTTGTAAGGACGACTAGTGTTGCTCGTCAAGAAGTACAAACAGATATACCTGAAGACACGGATATTCTTTTTCAACGCGTTTCTGAAGAAACATGTGCACATATAAAAGTATTACAATTCTATGACAATAAAAAGGTGCAACAAGAAAAAGGTGGCGAGTATGTTCTGGAGCATGACACTTTTGTTGGAAACGAATATCTTATGCCGCTGAGTTTTCATGGGAAAGTGAAATTTGTTCGTAGACCGGGAAGTCGTGGAAGATATTTGACAATCAAACAG GTACTTGCTGACTCTCCAACGTCGGTAAAGgttgaaaatgaaacaaaggCGTTTCTCTCAAGTGATATGGAACAAACAGTCATGATTCAAGCAAAGACGGTTCTAGAACTTAAAAGGATATACAGGACTGAAAAAGGTGTATTTTTAGAATGCGCGGATGGAGatagaaaatatacatttcatgaaaatgatgAAGTCAATTTTACTGTCTTTGAGAAGGAAACACTTTATACTCTGACCGAATTGTCTGATACGTCATTTTTACCTCAGGTAGTGCTGTTTCAAGAGATACATGCGGAGGATGCTGTATTAAAGGACCACACATTAAGAAGCGCGATGCTAACTATGGTCGAAGGGCCTATTGAAGTTTTAGGCTTCAAAGTTGTTGAATATCTTATTGGCTGGATCAGAAACAAGAATCACAAGACCTACGAAACTATTCTTGTTCCGAAAAATATatggaataaaatgtatatacaaaagCTATGTTTTTATGATGACGAGGAAAAGCAAAAGTGTATTAAAAGAAAGTATGGACAGTGTTTAATATCTGACTTTGTTAGCAACTCATTATATCTATTACCATTGGATCAATGTGAAGTTTCATGGCTCCGAAGCCCCGATTTGTTCAAGAGAAATTCGACAGGCGATAAATTGTACGATGTCGTACAAATTACTTTTGAAG ATTCATCAGATGATAATGAGGAAGAAGAGGTTTCTTTATATGCAGAAATCGAAGAACCGCCCCCACCTATTCCAA AAAGACAACCTATCCACCCTGCAGGAAAACCTACGAAAGTCAAG AGGAGTAgttcatttttgaataaagtaCGGACTTTATTCAAAAGTAGAAGAAGAGACAGAGCTGATGAAGGAAGTGTCAAACATATTGAAAAACCGCCAGGCAGGCCACCTAAACCAAAGTTCCGTGTCAATGCTGACGTTCAATTACATAATGATGCAGTTACCGAATCGGATAGGATACCAAAAGGAGAATGTAGTCCAATTAGACCTCTACCGTTTCTACCGACCGATGCAATCAATCGAAATTACACAAAGCTGATATTCCCTGAAACACAGCCAGTGTATGGCACTCCGATGGTTGATAACTGTACGCCAAACTCAGAACAGTGTCATGCTGAACAGAATACGACAAATAAGATGTCGTTAGCTTTTAACAGCAACAGCTCGCAAGAGGATTTCTTTCTTTATTCCGTGGAAGCAGTGTCACTCTGtttagaaaattgtggtttaaAACATCTTGCCAAAACCTGTTCCGAACAAATGTTGGATGGTTCTTTCTTCGATGGATTTGAGGACTGGAATGTGCTGAATCTGTCAGGCTCAGATGTTGATTTCCTCAAGAAAATAATATACAAGGGATGGAGATCAAGAAACGATAGCTTATAA
- the LOC123524705 gene encoding uncharacterized protein LOC123524705 isoform X2 → MACSSKLRDMKYEDETLAVQDIINGDTLPIVVRTTSVARQEVQTDIPEDTDILFQRVSEETCAHIKVLQFYDNKKVQQEKGGEYVLEHDTFVGNEYLMPLSFHGKVKFVRRPGSRGRYLTIKQVVLFQEIHAEDAVLKDHTLRSAMLTMVEGPIEVLGFKVVEYLIGWIRNKNHKTYETILVPKNIWNKMYIQKLCFYDDEEKQKCIKRKYGQCLISDFVSNSLYLLPLDQCEVSWLRSPDLFKRNSTGDKLYDVVQITFEDSSDDNEEEEVSLYAEIEEPPPPIPKRQPIHPAGKPTKVKRSSSFLNKVRTLFKSRRRDRADEGSVKHIEKPPGRPPKPKFRVNADVQLHNDAVTESDRIPKGECSPIRPLPFLPTDAINRNYTKLIFPETQPVYGTPMVDNCTPNSEQCHAEQNTTNKMSLAFNSNSSQEDFFLYSVEAVSLCLENCGLKHLAKTCSEQMLDGSFFDGFEDWNVLNLSGSDVDFLKKIIYKGWRSRNDSL, encoded by the exons ATGGCATGTTCTAGTAAACTTCGAGATATGAAATATGAAGATGAAACGTTAGCTGTTCAAGACATTATTAACGGTGATACTTTACCTATTGTTGTAAGGACGACTAGTGTTGCTCGTCAAGAAGTACAAACAGATATACCTGAAGACACGGATATTCTTTTTCAACGCGTTTCTGAAGAAACATGTGCACATATAAAAGTATTACAATTCTATGACAATAAAAAGGTGCAACAAGAAAAAGGTGGCGAGTATGTTCTGGAGCATGACACTTTTGTTGGAAACGAATATCTTATGCCGCTGAGTTTTCATGGGAAAGTGAAATTTGTTCGTAGACCGGGAAGTCGTGGAAGATATTTGACAATCAAACAG GTAGTGCTGTTTCAAGAGATACATGCGGAGGATGCTGTATTAAAGGACCACACATTAAGAAGCGCGATGCTAACTATGGTCGAAGGGCCTATTGAAGTTTTAGGCTTCAAAGTTGTTGAATATCTTATTGGCTGGATCAGAAACAAGAATCACAAGACCTACGAAACTATTCTTGTTCCGAAAAATATatggaataaaatgtatatacaaaagCTATGTTTTTATGATGACGAGGAAAAGCAAAAGTGTATTAAAAGAAAGTATGGACAGTGTTTAATATCTGACTTTGTTAGCAACTCATTATATCTATTACCATTGGATCAATGTGAAGTTTCATGGCTCCGAAGCCCCGATTTGTTCAAGAGAAATTCGACAGGCGATAAATTGTACGATGTCGTACAAATTACTTTTGAAG ATTCATCAGATGATAATGAGGAAGAAGAGGTTTCTTTATATGCAGAAATCGAAGAACCGCCCCCACCTATTCCAA AAAGACAACCTATCCACCCTGCAGGAAAACCTACGAAAGTCAAG AGGAGTAgttcatttttgaataaagtaCGGACTTTATTCAAAAGTAGAAGAAGAGACAGAGCTGATGAAGGAAGTGTCAAACATATTGAAAAACCGCCAGGCAGGCCACCTAAACCAAAGTTCCGTGTCAATGCTGACGTTCAATTACATAATGATGCAGTTACCGAATCGGATAGGATACCAAAAGGAGAATGTAGTCCAATTAGACCTCTACCGTTTCTACCGACCGATGCAATCAATCGAAATTACACAAAGCTGATATTCCCTGAAACACAGCCAGTGTATGGCACTCCGATGGTTGATAACTGTACGCCAAACTCAGAACAGTGTCATGCTGAACAGAATACGACAAATAAGATGTCGTTAGCTTTTAACAGCAACAGCTCGCAAGAGGATTTCTTTCTTTATTCCGTGGAAGCAGTGTCACTCTGtttagaaaattgtggtttaaAACATCTTGCCAAAACCTGTTCCGAACAAATGTTGGATGGTTCTTTCTTCGATGGATTTGAGGACTGGAATGTGCTGAATCTGTCAGGCTCAGATGTTGATTTCCTCAAGAAAATAATATACAAGGGATGGAGATCAAGAAACGATAGCTTATAA